One window from the genome of Cucumis melo cultivar AY chromosome 10, USDA_Cmelo_AY_1.0, whole genome shotgun sequence encodes:
- the LOC127151227 gene encoding uncharacterized protein LOC127151227 isoform X3 has translation MYSSNYTDVNKASKLLNRHVVNNIKDVDNICIPMNELIFGRDKFIYLAREDLLHYYSMVEIGYMCILAYITYLWDECDCARKFFVVDQSKISLHIKDRDLRSRNLTNQLEVANLEQIVLIPYNTSFHWMLHVIDLQEIYVYVLDSLWSKVNEDIHGFINVGLKTWQAEHDLQRYRSTPKWKPVKGGGSMCKSTYKRYYIILILLLLALLTM, from the exons ATGTATTCTTCAAATTACACGGACGTTAACAAGGCTAGTAAGCTCTTAAATAGACATGTTGTGAACAACATAAAGGATGTAGACAATATTTGCATCCcaatgaacgagctaatatttggaagagacaaatttatttatttagctcgtgaagaCTTGTTGCATTACTACAGCATGGTTGAAATAGGTTATATGTGTATACTAGCATACATTAC ATATCTTTGGGATGAATGTGACTGTGCAAGGAAGTTTTTTGTTgttgaccaatcaaaaatatcgtTACATATCAAGGATCGTGATCTTCGATCCAGAAATCTAACCAACCAGTTAGAAGTGGCTAACTTGGAACAAATAGTtctaattccatataataccAG ttttcattggatgttgcatgtcATTGATCTTCAAGAAATTTATGTTTATGTCTTAGACTCTCTTTggagtaaagtcaatgaagacattcatggattcataaatgt agggttgaagacatggcaagctgaacacgatctacaacgctatcggtcaactccaaaatggaaacctgtaaag GGTGGGGGTTCTAtgtgcaaaagtacatacaaGAGATATTATATAATTCTAATACTCCTATTACTAGCCTT GTTGACTATGTAG
- the LOC127151227 gene encoding uncharacterized protein LOC127151227 isoform X2 yields MYSSNYTDVNKASKLLNRHVVNNIKDVDNICIPMNELIFGRDKFIYLAREDLLHYYSMVEIGYMCILAYITYLWDECDCARKFFVVDQSKISLHIKDRDLRSRNLTNQLEVANLEQIVLIPYNTSFHWMLHVIDLQEIYVYVLDSLWSKVNEDIHGFINVGLKTWQAEHDLQRYRSTPKWKPVKGGGSMCKSTYKRYYIILILLLLALIMNKRKR; encoded by the exons ATGTATTCTTCAAATTACACGGACGTTAACAAGGCTAGTAAGCTCTTAAATAGACATGTTGTGAACAACATAAAGGATGTAGACAATATTTGCATCCcaatgaacgagctaatatttggaagagacaaatttatttatttagctcgtgaagaCTTGTTGCATTACTACAGCATGGTTGAAATAGGTTATATGTGTATACTAGCATACATTAC ATATCTTTGGGATGAATGTGACTGTGCAAGGAAGTTTTTTGTTgttgaccaatcaaaaatatcgtTACATATCAAGGATCGTGATCTTCGATCCAGAAATCTAACCAACCAGTTAGAAGTGGCTAACTTGGAACAAATAGTtctaattccatataataccAG ttttcattggatgttgcatgtcATTGATCTTCAAGAAATTTATGTTTATGTCTTAGACTCTCTTTggagtaaagtcaatgaagacattcatggattcataaatgt agggttgaagacatggcaagctgaacacgatctacaacgctatcggtcaactccaaaatggaaacctgtaaag GGTGGGGGTTCTAtgtgcaaaagtacatacaaGAGATATTATATAATTCTAATACTCCTATTACTAGCCTT gattatgaacaaaagaaaaaggtag
- the LOC127151227 gene encoding uncharacterized protein LOC127151227 isoform X1 encodes MYSSNYTDVNKASKLLNRHVVNNIKDVDNICIPMNELIFGRDKFIYLAREDLLHYYSMVEIGYMCILAYITYLWDECDCARKFFVVDQSKISLHIKDRDLRSRNLTNQLEVANLEQIVLIPYNTSFHWMLHVIDLQEIYVYVLDSLWSKVNEDIHGFINVGLKTWQAEHDLQRYRSTPKWKPVKGGGSMCKSTYKRYYIILILLLLAFQLKGEITELKAQNQEFQTQLIAMRA; translated from the exons ATGTATTCTTCAAATTACACGGACGTTAACAAGGCTAGTAAGCTCTTAAATAGACATGTTGTGAACAACATAAAGGATGTAGACAATATTTGCATCCcaatgaacgagctaatatttggaagagacaaatttatttatttagctcgtgaagaCTTGTTGCATTACTACAGCATGGTTGAAATAGGTTATATGTGTATACTAGCATACATTAC ATATCTTTGGGATGAATGTGACTGTGCAAGGAAGTTTTTTGTTgttgaccaatcaaaaatatcgtTACATATCAAGGATCGTGATCTTCGATCCAGAAATCTAACCAACCAGTTAGAAGTGGCTAACTTGGAACAAATAGTtctaattccatataataccAG ttttcattggatgttgcatgtcATTGATCTTCAAGAAATTTATGTTTATGTCTTAGACTCTCTTTggagtaaagtcaatgaagacattcatggattcataaatgt agggttgaagacatggcaagctgaacacgatctacaacgctatcggtcaactccaaaatggaaacctgtaaag GGTGGGGGTTCTAtgtgcaaaagtacatacaaGAGATATTATATAATTCTAATACTCCTATTACTAGCCTT TCAACTCAAGGGTGAAATAACAGAGCTCAAAGCGCAGAATCAGGAGTTCCAAACACAACTTATTGCAATGAGGGCATAA
- the LOC127151227 gene encoding uncharacterized protein LOC127151227 isoform X4: MPSRVCLRSSGLLVARSASEATLNALTFSQILSETSSISDSLWSKVNEDIHGFINVGLKTWQAEHDLQRYRSTPKWKPVKGGGSMCKSTYKRYYIILILLLLAFQLKGEITELKAQNQEFQTQLIAMRA; the protein is encoded by the exons ATGCCCAGTCGTGTCTGTCTCAGAAGCTCAGGTCTACTTGTGGCTAGATCAGCATCCGAAGCAACGTTGAACGCCTTAACTTTCTCTCAGATCCTCTCGGAAACTTCTTCCATCTCAG ACTCTCTTTggagtaaagtcaatgaagacattcatggattcataaatgt agggttgaagacatggcaagctgaacacgatctacaacgctatcggtcaactccaaaatggaaacctgtaaag GGTGGGGGTTCTAtgtgcaaaagtacatacaaGAGATATTATATAATTCTAATACTCCTATTACTAGCCTT TCAACTCAAGGGTGAAATAACAGAGCTCAAAGCGCAGAATCAGGAGTTCCAAACACAACTTATTGCAATGAGGGCATAA